One Spinacia oleracea cultivar Varoflay chromosome 4, BTI_SOV_V1, whole genome shotgun sequence DNA segment encodes these proteins:
- the LOC110784063 gene encoding phosphoglycerate mutase-like protein 1 produces the protein MEAVPSSSLPPLHRCKILHLVRHAQGIHNVAGAEKYKKSPEMVDPRLSQLGWEQVENLRKHVHACGLMQRIELVVTSPMLRTMQTAVVVFGGDNQKNGMCASPLMLENVKNDHATVSSLNSPPFLTQELCRERLGVNTCDKRGSISEYKSLFPAIDFSLIESDEDILWRDDVRESDEEVSARGLKFIKWLWTREEKEIAIVTHSAFLFQTLPEFGYNCHPSTKNEICKFFANSELRSVMLLEKSLMGVRPAKTNYPGRIPFVLDLPNDLANMNRESNHSQHQQNGGN, from the exons ATGGAGGCTGTGCCTAGTTCGAGTTTGCCCCCATTGCACCGATGCAAAATTCTCCATCTG GTTAGGCATGCACAAGGGATTCACAATGTTGCAGGGGCGGAGAAATACAAAAAATCTCCGGAAATGGTTGATCCTCGCCTTTCACAACTTGGATGGGAACAG GTTGAGAATCTCCGAAAACATGTTCACGCTTGTGGACTAATGCAAAGGATTGAACTAGTCGTTACATCTCCTATGTTAAG GACAATGCAAACTGCAGTCGTAGTCTTTGGTGGGGACAATCAAAAGAATGGGATGTGTGCATCCCCTCTAATGttggaaaacgtaaagaatgACCATGCTACAGTGTCAAGTCTAAACAGCCCACCATTTTTGACACAAGAGCTTTGCCGGGAACGCCTG GGAGTGAACACATGTGATAAGAGGGGAAGCATTAGTGAGTACAAGAGTCTATTTCCAGCAATTGACTTTTCCCTG ATAGAAAGTGATGAAGACATCTTGTGGAGGGATGACGTGAGGGAGTCGGATGAAGAGGTTTCAGCTCGAGGATTGAAGTTCATAAAATG GTTGTGGACTAGAGAGGAGAAAGAGATTGCAATTGTTACCCACAGCGCATTTTTGTTTCAAACCCTGCCAGAGTTTGGGTATAATTGTCACCCGTCAACAAAGAATGAGATTTGCAAATT CTTTGCAAATTCTGAACTTCGGTCGGTGATGCTGCTGGAGAAAAG TTTGATGGGTGTACGTCCTGCAAAAACGAACTATCCAGGAAGGATTCCTTTTGTACTTGACCTACCAAATGATCTAGCGAACATGAATCGAGAATCCAATCATAGCCAACATCAACAGAATGGCGGGAACTGA